From the Kitasatospora atroaurantiaca genome, the window CCGTTCTTGATCTGGACGACCTCCTCCTGCGGCACCTCGGACTGGAAGATGTAGTCCTCGACGTTCAGGGAGACGGCGCGCTGCTCCAGGTTCTGCTTCACCCGGTTCTCGTAACCCGCGTAGGTGTGGATGACGTACCACTCGCCCGGCGCGGTGCGCAGCTTCTCGCGGAACTCGGCGACCGGGTCGACCTCGGCCTCTTCGGCCTCTTCGGCGGCCTCGGCCGGGAAGACCTCGTCCTCGGTCACCTCGTGCATCGCGGCCGACTCGGCGGCCACGCCGGCCTCGGACTCGTCCGCAGCCTCGACCTCGTCCACGTCTGCGTCCGCCGCGTCGAGGATCTGCTCGGCAGTCTCGGCGTCAGCAGCCTCAGCCGCGTCCAGCTCGGCGGCGACATCCGCCTCGCGGACGGTCTCGTCGGCGTCGTACAGGGGGGACTCAGACACGGTGGCTGCTTCTTTCCTGGGATGTGGAGATTGAACGGCTCCGGGCCACCCGGCGCCCTCGCGGGCACGTGTGGGAAAAGACTCGGATACCTCAACAGTACCGAGTCAACGGTAGCGGGCTCGTCCGGTCTGCGCCGACAGCTCGACCCGGGGCGATCCCTTCAACGTTCGAGAGGGTCCGGCCCGGGTCGGGGAGTGCTGCTGGGGAGGTGGCGGCTCAGCCGAAGATCCACAGACTGAGCTTGGAGAAGCCGTAGTCGAGGCTGGCCACCACGCCCATGATCACGACGACGAAGACCACGACGACGCTGGTGTACTGCATCAGGTCGTGGCGGCTCGGCCAGACGACCTTGCGCAGCTCGGCGATGATCTGGCGGTAGAACAGCGCGGCACGGGCGAAGACGCCCTTCTTGGCGCGCTTGCCCGACTTCTTCCCGTCGCCGCCCGCGGACCTGTTGGCGCGCTTGCGGTCGCGACGCGAGAGCGTCTCCTCGCCGTTGACAGGCGTGGTTGCGTCCGCCGCGCCGTCGGCACCCTCGGGGTTGCCGCTCTCAGGCGTTGCGGTGGAGCCCGTGGTCTCCGTCACTCGTCCTCACCTGAATCCGGGTCCTGCCGAGCGTCGTACGTGCCGTGAAGCACGAGCGATCCGGCGAAAGCAGTGCTGTTGGGGCCCTCTCCGCGTCAAGCCCGCTCGCTCTGCGGAGCGAACGGGCTCGGTACGGATCAAGCAGCAGGGCAAGAGGGACTTGAACCCCCAACCGCCGGTTTTGGAGACCGGTGCTCTACCAATTGAGCTATTGCCCTACGGAGACCTCGCGGCTCCGGAGTTGACCCCCAACCTACCGCATCCGGGCCGCTGCGTGATGTACGCGTCGGTGGAGCCGCATTTCGGGAGCCATCGAGCAGTGAGTGTACGTGTTCTTGCGCGTTTGGTCGAACCTCATTCACCGAAGACCCATCAGTTACCGCCGACACGCGTACGCATCGTGGACCGAGCGGTACGCATGTTGAAACCGCCGTGCCCGGGCACCGCCGTCTCTGCGACGATGCAGGCATGAGCGCTTCCACCCCCGCCAGCACCAGTCCCGCTGACCGCCGCGTCTCCGCCCGGATCGGCGCCATCGCCGAGTCCGCCACCCTCGCCGTCGATGCCAAGGCCAAGGCCCTCAAGGCGGCCGGCCGCCCGGTGATCGGCTTCGGCGCGGGCGAGCCGGACTTCCCGACCCCCGGCTACATCGTCGACGCCGCCGTCGCCGCCTGCCAGGACCCGGCCAACCACCGCTACACCCCGGCCGGCGGCCTGCCCGCACTGAAGGCCGCGATCGCCGCCAAGACGCTGCGCGACTCCGGCTACCAGGTGGACGCCTCCCAGGTGCTCGTCACCAACGGCGGCAAGCAGGCCATCTACGAGGCCTTCGCCGCGATCCTCGACCCGGGCGACGAGGTCATCGTCCCGGCCCCGTACTGGACCACCTACCCCGAGTCGATCCAGCTCGCGGGCGGTGTCCCGGTCGAGGTGGTCGCCGACGAGACCACCGGCTACAAGGTCTCGGTCGAGCAGCTGGAGGCGGCCCGGACCGCGAACACCAAGGTCGTGCTGTTCGTCTCCCCGTCCAACCCGACCGGCGCCGTCTACACCCGCGCCGAGGCCGAGGCGATCGGCCGCTGGGCGCTGGAGCACGGCCTGTGGGTGCTCACCGACGAGATCTACGAGCACCTGGTCTACGGCGACGCGGAGTTCACCTCGCTGCCGGCCCTGCTGCCCGAGCTGGCCGACAAGTGCATCGTGGTCAACGGCGTCGCCAAGACCTACGCGATGACCGGCTGGCGGGTCGGGTGGCTGATCGGCCCCGCGGACGTGGTGAAGGCCGCGACCAACCTGCAGTCGCACGCCACCTCCAACGTGAGCAACGTGGCCCAGGTCGCCGCGCTGGCCGCCGTCTCGGGCGACCTCTCGGCCGTGGACGAGATG encodes:
- the nusG gene encoding transcription termination/antitermination protein NusG: MSESPLYDADETVREADVAAELDAAEAADAETAEQILDAADADVDEVEAADESEAGVAAESAAMHEVTEDEVFPAEAAEEAEEAEVDPVAEFREKLRTAPGEWYVIHTYAGYENRVKQNLEQRAVSLNVEDYIFQSEVPQEEVVQIKNGDRKTIRQNKLPGYVLVRMDLTPESWGVVRNTPGVTGFVGNAYDPYPLTLDEVVKMLAPDVERQAAKEAGKPSPIKPSEIQVLDFEVGDSVTVTDGPFATLQATINEINPDSKKVKGLVEIFGRETPVELSFDQIQKN
- the secE gene encoding preprotein translocase subunit SecE, with the protein product MTETTGSTATPESGNPEGADGAADATTPVNGEETLSRRDRKRANRSAGGDGKKSGKRAKKGVFARAALFYRQIIAELRKVVWPSRHDLMQYTSVVVVFVVVIMGVVASLDYGFSKLSLWIFG
- a CDS encoding pyridoxal phosphate-dependent aminotransferase; translated protein: MSASTPASTSPADRRVSARIGAIAESATLAVDAKAKALKAAGRPVIGFGAGEPDFPTPGYIVDAAVAACQDPANHRYTPAGGLPALKAAIAAKTLRDSGYQVDASQVLVTNGGKQAIYEAFAAILDPGDEVIVPAPYWTTYPESIQLAGGVPVEVVADETTGYKVSVEQLEAARTANTKVVLFVSPSNPTGAVYTRAEAEAIGRWALEHGLWVLTDEIYEHLVYGDAEFTSLPALLPELADKCIVVNGVAKTYAMTGWRVGWLIGPADVVKAATNLQSHATSNVSNVAQVAALAAVSGDLSAVDEMKTAFDRRRKTIVRMLNEIEGVLCPEPEGAFYAYPSVKGLLGKEIRGKRPQTSAELATLILDEAEVAVVPGEAFGTPGYLRLSYALGDTDLVEGVGRLQKLLGEARA